One stretch of Prunus persica cultivar Lovell chromosome G1, Prunus_persica_NCBIv2, whole genome shotgun sequence DNA includes these proteins:
- the LOC18789644 gene encoding thioredoxin H2 — protein MGGNLSHIQDYSDDDSSRGKKSRIMAFHSKDQWNTHFNASKESNKLMVIDFTATWCGPCRAMEPTLKEYADKYTDVEFIKLDVDELPDVAREFGVQAMPSFVFVKKGDVVDKVVGARKEELQKKIEKHRK, from the exons atgggaggCAACTTATCACACATTCAAGACTACTCCGATGATGATTCATCACGCGGAAAGAAGTCTCGCATCATGGCCTTCCATTCCAAGGACCAATGGAACACTCACTTCAATGCCTCCAAAGAAAGCAACAAACTG atggtGATAGATTTCACGGCAACATGGTGTGGACCTTGTCGAGCCATGGAGCCAACATTGAAGGAGTATGCTGATAAATACACAGACGTTGAGTTTATCAAGCTGGATGTAGACGAGTTAccg GATGTGGCTAGGGAGTTCGGGGTGCAGGCAATGCcttcatttgtttttgtgaagAAAGGGGACGTGGTTGATAAGGTCGTGGGGGCCAGGAAGGAGGAACTCCAGAAGAAGATTGAGAAACacaggaaataa